A single Desulfonatronum thiodismutans DNA region contains:
- a CDS encoding bacteriohemerythrin — MVAFQSLNTSILARVGGMLLLVLMGCFLIYGHQRSLITQRVEQEAHDMMVATLNERLANKVDVGLTNALSLTLSSRLGDMVRTGNRAMLQAEFQDVLRIFADQSNFGGIRVQVFNSDFSTLYRSWKPDQHGDISEPVRRLLTEVRNRGKALAEFVSDGDGVFIRGSAPVRQGDRIVGYVQFLQGVGSVSRDYQAENVDYLLLINQAAVGDAPQLRTNRRVGDYWLANDAWFADDVVAAISALDLGRFQEIPFFRGNGRFAVGVPLRDVSGRVTGLNVVAMHEHIIQNRIDEAMRAALLLIILAALGFVALAVMMFVTLRRHVLVPLRSISAFAGEVAQGNWEAGLGGQFQYELLELKEALTRMVANLRTLNEDALRKGERAELEAASAQEGMEQARRQEHKVSSLMDRMTETAGKARNVSERVFAGINELSDQVDAVNQGVAVQHDRMTEISTAMEEMNATVLEVARNASMAAEHADNSQEKADTGAKEVLRTVESFEHIRERIFTLKETMGRLGVQVGGIGKIMTVISDIADQTNLLALNAAIEAARAGDAGRGFAVVADEVRKLAEKTMSATVEVRNAVDAIQAHTHENIQSLETTTEDIVASTEAATKAGGLMREILDLVEETTSMVTSIATAAEEQSATSEEINRAVTDVTRIASETSEGMDRSARALVEIASQVEELDTVTQAITGGGSVDMVASGDSDALFRWSDDLSVDIPGIDDQHKTLVGMINELHAAMKQGKSREALLKIFERLREYTASHFAHEEKLFKKHGYSETEEHIAAHKAFVNKVVEWERVVSSGKATVSMEIMRFLKQWLTGHIMGVDKRYGPFLKQKGVR, encoded by the coding sequence ATGGTTGCGTTTCAGTCCTTGAATACCAGTATTCTGGCGCGGGTCGGCGGAATGCTCCTGCTCGTGCTGATGGGGTGCTTTCTGATTTACGGCCACCAGCGCTCGCTGATCACCCAGCGGGTCGAACAGGAAGCCCACGACATGATGGTCGCGACGTTGAACGAGCGTCTGGCCAACAAGGTCGACGTAGGCCTGACCAACGCACTTTCCCTGACGTTGTCCTCCAGGCTGGGCGACATGGTCAGAACCGGCAATCGGGCCATGCTTCAGGCTGAATTTCAGGATGTTTTGCGGATCTTTGCCGATCAATCCAATTTTGGAGGCATCCGTGTCCAGGTTTTCAACTCGGATTTTTCTACGTTGTACCGGAGCTGGAAACCGGACCAGCATGGCGACATTTCCGAGCCGGTACGCCGGTTGCTGACCGAGGTCCGGAACCGGGGCAAGGCCTTGGCGGAATTCGTTTCCGACGGCGACGGCGTGTTCATTCGCGGCTCGGCCCCGGTGCGCCAGGGTGACCGGATTGTCGGCTATGTGCAGTTTCTGCAGGGCGTGGGCAGCGTCTCCCGAGACTACCAAGCCGAGAACGTAGACTATCTGCTGTTGATCAATCAGGCCGCCGTGGGCGATGCGCCCCAACTGCGGACCAATCGTCGGGTCGGGGACTACTGGCTGGCCAACGACGCCTGGTTTGCCGACGACGTCGTCGCGGCTATTTCCGCTCTGGACCTGGGGCGCTTCCAGGAAATACCTTTCTTCCGAGGCAATGGGCGGTTTGCCGTGGGCGTACCGCTGCGCGACGTTTCGGGACGGGTCACCGGGCTGAACGTGGTAGCCATGCACGAACATATCATCCAGAACAGAATCGACGAGGCCATGCGGGCGGCGTTGTTGCTGATCATCCTGGCGGCCTTGGGATTCGTGGCCCTGGCCGTGATGATGTTCGTCACCCTGCGTCGGCACGTGCTGGTTCCGCTGCGGTCCATCAGCGCTTTTGCCGGCGAGGTGGCCCAGGGCAACTGGGAGGCCGGCCTTGGCGGGCAATTTCAATATGAACTGCTGGAACTCAAGGAAGCCCTGACGCGCATGGTCGCCAACCTGCGCACCCTCAACGAAGATGCGCTGCGCAAGGGCGAACGGGCCGAGCTGGAAGCCGCGTCCGCTCAGGAAGGCATGGAACAGGCCAGAAGGCAGGAACACAAGGTGTCCTCGCTCATGGACCGGATGACCGAGACCGCGGGCAAGGCCAGAAACGTTTCGGAGCGGGTGTTCGCCGGGATCAACGAACTCTCCGATCAGGTGGACGCCGTGAACCAGGGGGTCGCGGTCCAGCATGATCGGATGACCGAGATATCCACGGCTATGGAAGAGATGAACGCCACCGTGCTGGAAGTGGCCAGAAATGCCTCCATGGCCGCCGAGCATGCCGACAACTCCCAGGAAAAGGCCGACACCGGGGCCAAGGAAGTATTGCGCACCGTGGAGTCCTTCGAGCATATCCGGGAACGAATCTTTACGCTCAAGGAAACCATGGGCCGGCTTGGGGTCCAGGTGGGGGGCATCGGCAAGATCATGACCGTGATTTCGGACATCGCGGACCAGACCAATCTACTGGCCTTGAACGCGGCCATCGAGGCGGCACGGGCCGGGGATGCCGGACGCGGGTTCGCCGTGGTGGCCGACGAGGTGCGCAAGCTGGCGGAAAAGACCATGAGCGCCACGGTGGAGGTCCGCAACGCCGTGGACGCCATCCAGGCCCATACCCACGAAAACATCCAGTCCCTGGAGACCACTACCGAGGATATCGTGGCCAGCACCGAGGCCGCGACAAAGGCCGGCGGATTGATGCGCGAAATTCTCGACCTCGTGGAAGAAACCACGAGCATGGTCACGTCCATCGCCACGGCGGCGGAGGAACAGTCCGCCACCAGCGAGGAGATCAACCGGGCCGTGACCGACGTAACCCGAATCGCTTCGGAAACCTCCGAGGGCATGGACCGCTCGGCCCGTGCCCTGGTGGAAATCGCCAGCCAGGTGGAGGAACTGGACACCGTCACCCAGGCCATTACCGGGGGCGGCAGCGTGGACATGGTCGCGTCCGGCGATTCCGACGCTTTGTTCCGGTGGTCCGACGACCTGTCCGTGGACATCCCCGGGATCGACGATCAGCACAAAACCCTGGTGGGGATGATCAACGAGCTGCACGCGGCGATGAAGCAAGGCAAGTCCAGGGAGGCTTTATTAAAAATTTTTGAGCGGCTGCGCGAATATACCGCTTCTCACTTCGCCCATGAGGAGAAGCTGTTCAAAAAACACGGCTATTCCGAAACCGAGGAGCACATCGCCGCGCACAAGGCCTTCGTGAACAAGGTCGTGGAATGGGAACGAGTCGTTTCATCGGGCAAGGCCACGGTGTCCATGGAGATCATGCGTTTTCTCAAGCAGTGGCTGACCGGGCACATCATGGGCGTGGACAAACGCTACGGCCCGTTTCTGAAGCAAAAAGGCGTGCGGTGA
- a CDS encoding methyl-accepting chemotaxis protein — MRNLPIGVKLIGGFLVLLILVCGGLGFIAYDRSSRAVLGQVEENIPLMAGEGAKLVRSQLDYHMVALEGVASRAGIQSMDWAQQRLIMEEETRRLNYLGMGIISPNGQARYPDGTTADLANREYFSRAMSGQTSFSNVIISRVTNQPVLILATPILNDRSQVQAVLMARLDATLLSEITDEIGYGASGYSYIIDERGGLIAHDNRQFVLDQRNFIEEAETDAQFVRLAAMMQRMVRGETGFDAYSFMGRDGFFGFAPIPGTEWSLGVGAIQDEVLAPVYQLRWAIAIASLVFFGLGIIIALLVSRSITGPVSRLMTYADAVAKGDLQARSGIDQKDEIGRLNLSIQSMVQSLIEKMKEAEHQSELARQETEKAQVATQEAEEARAQAETAKRDGMLQAATNIEGVVERMTSASEELSAQVEEASRGAEEQTNRTGETATAMEEMNATVLEVAKNASQAAEASDMARTKAVDGAKVVSDSVKAINTVQAQAQDMKNNLDQLGRQAEQIGKIMTVIEDIADQTNLLALNAAIEAARAGDAGRGFAVVADEVRKLAEKTMNATKEVGEAISAIQQGTQANIRGMDQSVAAIGDATELANQSGDALREILALSEQAADQVRSIATAAEQQSATSEEINRGVEDINRISSETSEVMNQSAQAISELAKQAVELQELVQRMKQG; from the coding sequence GTGAGGAATCTACCTATCGGGGTCAAGCTGATCGGCGGTTTTTTAGTCTTGCTTATCTTGGTCTGTGGCGGACTGGGCTTCATCGCCTATGATCGATCTTCCCGTGCCGTGCTCGGTCAAGTGGAGGAAAATATTCCGTTGATGGCCGGGGAAGGAGCCAAGCTCGTCAGGAGTCAACTGGATTATCACATGGTGGCTCTGGAAGGGGTTGCCAGCAGGGCGGGGATCCAGTCCATGGATTGGGCGCAACAGCGGCTGATCATGGAGGAAGAGACGCGGAGATTGAACTATTTGGGTATGGGGATCATCTCCCCGAACGGCCAAGCCCGCTATCCGGACGGAACAACGGCGGACTTGGCGAACAGGGAGTATTTTAGCAGGGCCATGTCTGGACAAACCTCCTTTTCCAACGTGATCATCAGCCGGGTGACCAACCAGCCGGTGCTGATCCTGGCCACGCCCATTTTGAATGACCGAAGCCAAGTCCAGGCCGTGCTCATGGCCCGCCTGGACGCCACGTTGCTCAGCGAGATCACGGACGAAATAGGTTACGGGGCGTCGGGGTATTCCTACATCATTGACGAGAGAGGGGGCTTGATCGCCCACGACAACAGGCAGTTCGTGCTTGATCAGCGCAACTTCATTGAAGAGGCAGAAACGGATGCTCAATTCGTCCGATTGGCAGCCATGATGCAGAGAATGGTGCGTGGCGAGACGGGATTTGACGCATACTCTTTCATGGGTAGGGACGGTTTTTTCGGATTCGCGCCCATTCCCGGCACGGAATGGTCCCTTGGCGTTGGAGCCATCCAGGATGAAGTGCTGGCTCCCGTGTATCAGTTGCGCTGGGCCATCGCCATCGCTTCCCTGGTGTTCTTTGGCTTGGGCATCATCATCGCCCTACTGGTCAGCCGCAGCATCACCGGACCGGTAAGTCGCCTGATGACATACGCCGATGCCGTGGCCAAAGGCGACTTGCAGGCCAGGTCCGGCATTGACCAGAAAGACGAGATCGGGCGCTTGAATCTGAGTATTCAAAGCATGGTGCAGTCCCTGATCGAGAAAATGAAGGAGGCCGAGCACCAATCCGAACTGGCCCGCCAGGAAACCGAGAAAGCCCAGGTCGCCACCCAGGAAGCCGAGGAGGCCCGAGCCCAGGCCGAAACCGCCAAACGCGACGGCATGCTCCAGGCCGCGACCAACATCGAAGGCGTGGTGGAACGCATGACTTCGGCCTCGGAAGAACTCTCGGCCCAGGTGGAAGAGGCCAGCCGGGGGGCGGAGGAGCAGACGAACCGGACCGGCGAGACGGCCACGGCCATGGAGGAGATGAACGCCACGGTCTTGGAAGTGGCCAAGAACGCTTCCCAGGCCGCCGAAGCGTCGGACATGGCCCGGACCAAGGCCGTGGACGGCGCGAAAGTGGTCAGCGACTCGGTCAAGGCCATCAACACGGTGCAGGCCCAGGCTCAGGATATGAAGAATAACCTGGATCAGCTCGGTCGCCAGGCCGAACAGATCGGCAAGATCATGACAGTGATCGAGGACATCGCGGACCAGACCAACCTGTTGGCCCTGAACGCGGCCATCGAGGCGGCCCGGGCCGGAGACGCGGGCCGGGGGTTCGCCGTGGTGGCCGACGAAGTGCGCAAGCTGGCCGAAAAGACCATGAACGCCACCAAGGAAGTGGGCGAGGCCATTTCCGCCATTCAACAAGGCACACAGGCCAATATCCGGGGCATGGACCAGTCCGTGGCCGCCATTGGCGACGCCACCGAGCTGGCCAACCAGTCCGGGGACGCACTCCGGGAGATCCTGGCCCTGTCCGAACAAGCCGCGGACCAGGTCCGGTCCATTGCCACGGCCGCGGAACAGCAATCCGCCACTAGCGAGGAGATCAACCGCGGAGTGGAGGACATCAACCGGATCTCCTCGGAAACCAGCGAGGTCATGAACCAGTCGGCCCAGGCCATCTCCGAACTGGCCAAGCAGGCCGTGGAGTTACAGGAGTTGGTGCAACGGATGAAGCAGGGCTGA